DNA from Mesorhizobium loti R88b:
CTGGCTGGGCTCGGGCGGCTTCCTGCCGATGGAGACAGAGAGCTATGTCTTCGACATTATGGGTGAACCGGTCGACAAGTTCACCGACCCTGCCTATGCCGGAAAGGTCGAGCCGCTCGACGCAAAGAGGGATTTTGCCGCCGCTTGCCGCAAGTTGCCGGTGATCATGTCGCAGACCGTAGCGATGGCTTCGATCAACGTCAAACCGTGGGGCATCCAGGTGGCCGGCAATTTCCGCCGCAGTGCTGCAATCGGCCAGTGGCTGCGGGTGAGAAGCCGGTTTCCGGCCCTGCTTGCCGGCCATGATCCAGTGGTGAGCCGGGTGCGCACGCCGATCGGCCGGCGCGGCATCTACGCGGTCAGGATCGGGATCGACGATCGCGCCGCCGCCAATGTCATCTGCCAGAAATTGCAGAGCGTCGGCGGCGCCTGCGTGGTGGTGCGCAACCGGTAGTCCAAACCAGCGATTTGCTTGTCGCATGCGGTAAAAATTTCGGTTATAGGCGCCCGCCATGACCGACAGACTCTACAGCGACCCCGATCTCGTCCAGTTCTACGATATCGAGAACATAGGCGGCGACGATTTCAATTATTGCGTCGGTTTCGCCGAAGATGCCCGCTCGGTTCTTGATCTCGGCTGCGGCACCGGGCAACTGGCCGCTGCGCTCAGCCACGGGCGCAGTGTCACCGGCGTCGATCCAGCGTCGCCGATGCTCGATGTCGGGCGCAGCAGGCCTGGTGGAGACAAGGTCGACTGGATTGAGGGAGACGCGCGAACAGTTCGGCTCGGCCGGCGCTTCGATCTGGTGCTGCTGACCGGGCATGCTTTCCAGGTGTTTCTGACGCCTGAGGATCAATCAGCAGTCCTGCGCACCATCGCCGAACATCTTGCGCCGGATGGTCTCTTCATTTTCGACAGCCGAAATCCGGTTGCGAATGAGTGGCAGGAATGGACGCCCCGGCGCTCCGAACGGATCGTTATGCATCCCAGCCTTGGCGCGGTGAAATCCTGGAATGATTTCGAGTGCGATGCCGTGACCGGTATCGTCACCTATTCGACGTTCTATGAAATTCCAGGCGGCGACAAGATTCTGGGAGCCGAATCGAAGATCGCGTTCCCGGCGAAGGAAGACCTTGCCAGGATGCTCAACGAAGCGGGCCTACTGGTCGAGCAATGGCTTGGCAATTGGCACGGCGAATCTTACGTTGATAGCGCTCCGGAAATCATTCCGATCGGCAGATTGCGCTGATCCGGCAACCGGCCGGTCAAGACTAAGCCGTCTTCGCCACCACCGTCTCGCTGAGCCAGGTGCCGATTTTCGTACCCAGTCGGTCCGGCGAGACCGGCTTCGGCAGATAGTCGTCCATGCCGGCCTCGATGCATTTGTCGCGATCGCCCTTCAGTGCGTGCGCCGTGACGCCGATGATCGGGATGTGACCGCCCGACGAGGCCTCGATCGCCCGGATGGCGCGGGTCGCCTCGTAGCCGTTCATCTCGGGCATCGAGACATCCATCAGGATCAGTTTCGGATGCAGCGACCGGTACATCTCGACCGCGGTACGGCCATTGCCGGCGATGCGGTAGCTCAAGCCGAGCCCGTTGAGGATCTGGCCGAACACCAGCTGGTTCACGTCATTGTCCTCGGCGATGAGGATATCGATCGGGCCGTTCAGCGCGGTGGTCGATT
Protein-coding regions in this window:
- a CDS encoding lytic transglycosylase domain-containing protein codes for the protein MRRFLWATLIFLYGLGWSAFVQADPPQSAKQRLIDKVCTLIQAHADQNGLPRDFFARLIWKESRFDPNAVSPVGAEGIAQFMPGTAKMRGLENAFDIDQAIPASAKYLAEMKTSYGNLGLAAAAYNAGESRVSRWLGSGGFLPMETESYVFDIMGEPVDKFTDPAYAGKVEPLDAKRDFAAACRKLPVIMSQTVAMASINVKPWGIQVAGNFRRSAAIGQWLRVRSRFPALLAGHDPVVSRVRTPIGRRGIYAVRIGIDDRAAANVICQKLQSVGGACVVVRNR
- a CDS encoding class I SAM-dependent methyltransferase is translated as MTDRLYSDPDLVQFYDIENIGGDDFNYCVGFAEDARSVLDLGCGTGQLAAALSHGRSVTGVDPASPMLDVGRSRPGGDKVDWIEGDARTVRLGRRFDLVLLTGHAFQVFLTPEDQSAVLRTIAEHLAPDGLFIFDSRNPVANEWQEWTPRRSERIVMHPSLGAVKSWNDFECDAVTGIVTYSTFYEIPGGDKILGAESKIAFPAKEDLARMLNEAGLLVEQWLGNWHGESYVDSAPEIIPIGRLR